One Aspergillus oryzae RIB40 DNA, chromosome 2 genomic window carries:
- the ags1 gene encoding alpha-1,3-glucan synthase Ags1 (glycosidases), with translation MKWAFSSAVLALFATTVKAWPYEESLSAYNLNENKSATNPAQYWGEWPDHKGKYFPSPDNWRFPVYTLFMDRFVNGDPTNDNINGTLFEHDISSTQMRHGGDVAGLVDTLDYLQGMGIKAIYLAGTILMNQPWGSDGYSALDTTLLDQHFGDIATWRNAIDEIHKRGMYVIFDNTIATMGDLIGFEGHLNDTTPFSVKEHKALWKSNRRYVDFDIGNDYNQTCDYPRFWYEDGYPVQQSMTEGLVGCYDSDFDQYGDIEAFGVFPDWQRQLAKFASVQDRLREWHPSVRERLIRHSCMIIYQLDIDGFRYDKATQSTVDALGDMSMAYRECARAVGKENFFISGEITGGNTFGSIYLGRGRQPNQYPETAEKAMKMTNESESQYFLREAGHEAIDGAAFHYSTYRALTRFLGMDGNLAAGYDVPVDWVDAWNLMLQSNDFINPNTGKFDPRHMFGATNQDVFRWPTVEKGVERQLLGLYITTLLLPGIPLLLWGEEQAFYILDATASNYIYGRQAMSPATAWRDHGCFSLDSSQYYQWPIQAGREGCHDPTAAYDHRDPAHPVRNIIKHMYQLREDFPVLNDGYSVQKLSNLTEEVFYPGSNGTATETGLWSILRDVNADVQDLGSDAKNQPVWLVYHNTNRTIDFKFNCKDNETALISPFATGTKVRNLFYPYDEHTLIDGPVKLGLNGSTELNGCLANMTLDAYEFRAYVPSARFTKPRPMITQFTPGHDVPVRSTVAPNLDESVKIELYFSEEMDCDSVTKAISISSSTESKKVPTLDEKTVDCKGIPASNTSWTGQLPSVFMWAANLTGVYNGIHRVTVKNASSTNGNATTNAVDHFLFRIGQIDNPMVFTSANYSTSLLHEESNGTLFIQHHAAGADKWRYSTNWGTTFSEWKDYTGGNDTITELEWSGTKKQRWKGHHVRVEYWSKWTGSSDYVQEGDAGVHSNVPRRFPHIFFNGPYNQYGYDGGLDNVVRQDSKDGLWKYHFTAEWPAQAQLNIWGMNPDGKPDQSWVLGDADNDSVLDRMPPSSLSATLINITEHPPKPYLAWNIYINDATMKFQLFPVGHQNTQIAMFVLFWIIPVITGAACVYIFMKSFYKVKFNQIGVSEKATLIPLALRRKFKRNRGGDEERMNPLMRLANKSGFLQTNTAIGGAASGKRRMVLIATMEYDIEDWQIKIKIGGLGVMAQLMGKTLGHQDLIWVVPCVGGVEYPVDKPAEPMNVTILGNSYEVQVQYHVLNNITYVLLDAPVFRQQSKSEPYPARMDDLNSAIYYSAWNQCIAEACKRFPIDLYHINDYHGSLAPLYLLPDTVPACLSLHNAEFQGLWPMRTQKEKEEVCSVFNLDIDIVRRYVQFGEVFNLLHSGASYLRVHQQGFGAVGVSKKYGKRSYARYPIFWGLRKVGNLPNPDPSDVGEWSKEKAIGNADEVHVDPDYEAGRADLKRQAQEWAGLDVNPDADLMVFVGRWSMQKGVDLIADVMPAVLEARPNVQVICVGPVIDLYGKFAALKLDHMMKVYPGRVFSRPEFTALPPYIFSGAEFALIPSRDEPFGLVAVEFGRKGALGIGARVGGLGQMPGWWYNVESTATSHLLYQFKLAIDAALNSKQETRAMMRARSAKQRFPVAQWVEDLEILQTTAIQVHNKELVKHNGRPFTPTGTTTPSGLMTQPASPLGTPGMQTPLAHSRESSYSNLNRLSEYVTQPKTSYSRDPSPSGTEKPKSGLQRQLSLGVRSGPGHQSRRGRARQRDSIPEHEDTQEAHGGAITDVEEESSDDDIVNHYADDEYTLTPAQVEEGRRLQAAQQQAGVRMPLSPGGRRYSQDSLHPRNVQPPSSPGTPPAASQSLLPPPRLLDPGSRLSSASVLSLDSVVGGKKDFKLQKVDPFFTDSTGEYYKIFDKKLDELNGSNSESQLCIEEYLIKSEKEWFDKFRDARLGRTKSPTPSVYRDKHGASPIGSFYDDNGSRMSGSDGPHSNDSEDDEFLLGKDYVPPTGLKKWMQIRIGDWPIYSLFLALGQIIAANSYQITLLTGEVGQTAEKLYGIATTYLITSILWWLVFRYFKSVVCLSAPWFLYGIAFIFIGSAHFESNSFTRGWIQNVGSGFYAAASSSGSFFFALNFGDEGGAPVETWIFRACLIQGIQSAYVIALWYWGSTLSQAQSEGLLTPTNNISNSWKISAICYPIAAALFGIGLLLTFGLPNYYRQTPGKVASFYKSVFRRKIVLWNFVAVILQNFFLSAPYGRNWQFLWTSHHAHHWQIVILCVVFYGFVWAGFLFVVSRYFKSHSWFLPVFACGLGAPRWAQIWWGVSGIGYYLPWVTGGYTGGALVSRSVWLWLGVLDSIQGLGFGIILLQTLTRMHMLFCLVCSQVLGSIATICARAFAPNNVGPGPVSPDPTFGGSAVANAWFWVALFCQLLVCAGYILFFRKEQLSKP, from the exons ATGAAGTGGGCTTTCTCCAGTGCGGTGCTGGCGCTTTTCGCAACAACAGTAAAAGCCTGGCCTTACGAAGAATCTCTCTCCGCATACAACCTTAACGAAAACAAATCCGCGACCAACCCGGCTCAATATTGGGGAGAATGGCCGGACCACAAGGGGAAATACTTCCCTTCTCCCGACAATTGGCGATTTCCCGTCTATACTCTGTTCATGGACCGCTTTGTCAACGGAGACCCTACGAACGACAACATCAATGGAACCCTCTTCGAGCACGATATCTCCTCGACACAAATGCgccatggtggagatgtggcTGGTCTAGTGGATACTTTGGATTATCTTCAGGGAATGGGTATCAAG GCCATCTATCTCGCAGGAACCATCTTGATGAACCAGCCATGGGGCTCTGATGGTTATTCCGCTCTCGATACGACACTGCTCGATCAACATTTCGGTGACATTGCGACATGGCGTAATGCTATCGACGAGATTCATAAGCGCGGGATGTATGTCATCTTCGATAACACGATTGCTAC GATGGGTGATCTCATCGGCTTCGAGGGCCATCTGAATGATACCACCCCGTTTTCGGTTAAGGAGCATAAAGCACTTTGGAAGAGCAATCGTCGCTATGTGGATTTCGATATAGGAAACGACTATAACCAGACATGCGACTACCCCCGTTTCTGGTACGAGGACGGTTATCCAGTTCAACAGTCTATGACTGAAGGCCTTGTTGGTTGTTATGACAGCGACTTTGATCAATATGGTGATATTGAGGCTTTCGGCGTGTTCCCTGATTGGCAACGTCAGCTAGCAAAATTCGCCTCCGTCCAAGATCGTCTGCGAGAATGGCACCCCTCGGTCCGGGAGCGGTTGATTCGTCATTCCTGTATGATTATTTACCAGTTGGATATCGACGGTTTCCGTTATGATAAGGCTACTCAGTCGACCGTGGATGCGCTAGGAGATATGTCGATGGCTTATCGCGAATGCGCCCGTGCCGTTGGCAAGGagaatttcttcatctccggtGAAATTACTGGTGGTAACACTTTTGGTTCCATCTATTTGGGCCGAGGTAGACAGCCGAACCAGTATCCTGAGACGGCGGAGAAGGCCATGAAAATGACCAACGAGTCCGAGTCGCAATACTTCCTGCGTGAAGCTGGACATGAGGCGATCGACGGTGCGGCCTTCCACTATTCGACATATCGTGCCCTGACTCGGTTCTTGGGTATGGACGGTAACTTGGCCGCCGGTTACGATGTACCTGTGGATTGGGTCGATGCGTGGAATCTGATGTTGCAGTCGAACGACTTCATCAACCCTAACACAGGCAAGTTTGATCCCCGCCATATGTTCGGCGCGACCAACCAGGATGTTTTCCGCTGGCCGACAGTCGAAAAGGGTGTGGAAAGACAGTTGCTTGGGCTGTATATCACTACCTTACTTCTTCCGGGTattcccctcctcctttGGGGCGAGGAACAGGCATTCTATATCTTGGATGCGACGGCATCTAACTATATCTATGGCCGTCAAGCAATGTCCCCCGCGACTGCGTGGAGAGACCACGGTTGCTTTTCCTTGGATTCCTCACAGTATTACCAGTGGCCTATTCAGGCCGGTCGTGAGGGTTGCCATGACCCAACTGCTGCGTACGATCATCGTGATCCGGCCCACCCGGTGCGCAACATTATCAAGCACATGTACCAGCTGCGCGAAGACTTCCCTGTTCTGAATGATGGCTACTCCGTCCAGAAACTCTCGAACCTGACCGAGGAGGTCTTCTATCCGGGTTCCAACGGTACCGCTACAGAAACGGGTTTGTGGTCTATCCTACGTGATGTCAATGCCGATGTGCAGGACCTAGGCTCCGACGCGAAGAATCAACCGGTGTGGCTCGTCTACCACAACACCAACCGTACAATTGACTTCAAGTTCAACTGCAAGGACAACGAGACTGCACTAATCTCGCCCTTCGCCACCGGCACCAAAGTTCGAAATCTGTTCTATCCCTATGACGAGCACACCTTGATTGATGGCCCCGTCAAGCTTGGACTGAACGGATCTACCGAGCTCAATGGCTGCCTGGCCAACATGACATTGGACGCCTATGAGTTCCGCGCCTACGTCCCCAGTGCACGTTTCACTAAGCCTCGTCCAATGATCACCCAATTCACTCCCGGCCATGACGTCCCTGTTCGCTCCACGGTGGCTCCCAATCTGGATGAAAGCGTGAAGATTGAGCTCTATTTCTCCGAAGAGATGGACTGCGATTCTGTGACCAAAGCGATTTCCATCAGCTCATCTACGGAATCTAAAAAGGTCCCGACGCTGGATGAGAAGACTGTAGACTGCAAGGGAATTCCAGCAAGCAACACCTCCTGGACTGGGCAGCTTCCTAGCGTCTTCATGTGGGCTGCCAACCTGACGGGAGTGTATAACGGCATCCACCGAGTCACGGTTAAGAACGCTAGCAGTACTAATGGAAACGCGACAACAAACGCGGTCGAccacttcctcttccgtatCGGACAAATCGATAACCCCATGGTCTTTACATCGGCCAACTATTCGACTAGTTTGCTCCACGAGGAATCGAATGGCACCCTATTCATCCAGCACCACGCAGCTGGTGCTGATAAGTGGCGTTATTCCACCAATTGGGGCACCACTTTCTCCGAGTGGAAGGATTACACAGGTGGTAATGACACTATCACGGAGTTAGAATGGTCTGGaaccaagaaacagagatgGAAGGGACACCATGTGCGGGTCGAGTACTGGAGCAAATGGACCGGTAGCAGCGATTACGTTCAGGAGGGCGATGCTGGAGTGCATTCGAATGTGCCACGCCGCTTCCCccatatcttcttcaacggcccTTACAATCAGTACGGATATGACGGTGGTCTTGATAACGTGGTGAGGCAGGACTCCAAAGACGGACTCTGGAAATATCACTTCACGGCGGAGTGGCCGGCTCAAGCCCAGCTGAACATCTGGGGCATGAATCCGGATGGAAAGCCTGATCAAAGCTGGGTGCTGGGTGATGCCGATAATGATTCCGTTCTGGATCGAATGCcaccctcctctctctctgcAACCTTGATTAACATCACCGAGCATCCGCCTAAGCCATATCTGGCTTGGAATATCTACATCAACGATGCGACCATGAAGTTCCAGCTCTTCCCTGTTGGGCACCAGAACACGCAGATCGCCATGTTCGtgctcttctggatcatcCCTGTCATCACCGGTGCAGCATGCGTCTACATTTTCATGAAGTCTTTCTATAAGGTCAAGTTCAACCAAATCGGTGTGAGTGAAAAAGCCACATTGATCCCGTTGGCCTTGCGGAGAAAGTTCAAGAGGAATcgtggtggtgatgaggaaagGATGAACCCCTTGATGCGTCTGGCCAACAAGTCCGGTTTCCTGCAGACCAACACCGCTATTGGCGGCGCTGCTTCTGGCAAGCGACGCATGGTTCTTATCGCGACAATGGAGTATGATATCGAGGATTGGCAGATTAAGATCAAGattggtggtcttggtgtCATGGCCCAGCTTATGGGGAAAACTCTCGGACATCAGGACCTGATCTGGGTTGTTCCCTGTGTCGGGGGAGTCGAATACCCAGTGGATAAACCCGCTGAGCCCATGAATGTCACGATTCTTGGCAACTCTTATGAGGTTCAGGTCCAGTACCATGTCTTGAACAATATCACCTACGTTCTACTAGACGCCCCTGTGTTCCGCCAGCAATCGAAGTCCGAACCCTATCCAGCCCGTATGGATGACCTCAACAGTGCTATCTACTACTCTGCCTGGAATCAGTGTATCGCTGAGGCCTGCAAGCGGTTCCCGATTGACCTGTACCATATCAACGATTATCACGGTTCTCTAGCTCCGCTCTACCTTCTTCCCGATACAGTACCGGcttgtctttcccttcacAACGCTGAATTCCAGGGTCTCTGGCCAATGCGtacacagaaagaaaaggaggaggtgTGCTCCGTCTTTAACctagatattgatattgtcAGACGTTATGTGCAGTTCGGTGAGGTTTTCAACTTGCTGCACTCAGGTGCTAGTTATCTTCGTGTTCACCAGCAGGGTTTCGGTGCCGTCGGTGTGTCCAAGAAGTACGGAAAGCGGTCCTACGCCCGTTATCCCATCTTCTGGGGTTTGAGGAAGGTCGGCAACTTGCCTAACCCTGATCCTTCGGATGTGGGAGAATGGAGTAAGGAAAAGGCTATTGGTAACGCTGACGAGGTCCATGTGGATCCCGACTATGAGGCCGGCAGGGCAGACCTCAAACGCCAGGCTCAGGAATGGGCTGGTCTTGATGTCAACCCTGACGCTGATCTAATGGTGTTCGTTGGTCGTTGGTCCATGCAGAAAGGTGTCGATTTAATCGCCGATGTGATGCCAGCTGTTCTTGAAGCTCGCCCTAACGTGCAGGTAATCTGTGTTGGACCTGTTATCGATCTTTATGGTAAATTCGCTGCCCTGAAGTTGGACCACATGATGAAGGTTTACCCTGGACGTGTGTTCTCGAGACCTGAATTCACCGCTCTTCCGCCTTATATCTTCTCTGGTGCTGAATTCGCGCTTATTCCTTCTCGTGACGAGCCCTTTGGTCTAGTCGCAGTCGAGTTCGGCCGTAAGGGAGCCTTGGGTATCGGTGCCCGTGTCGGTGGTCTCGGTCAGATGCCTGGATGGTGGTATAACGTCGAATCTACTGCGACATCTCATCTTCTGTACCAGTTCAAGCTTGCCATCGACGCCGCACTTAACTCGAAACAAGAGACCAGAGCCATGATGCGTGCCCGTTCTGCTAAACAGCGATTCCCCGTCGCCCAATGGGTCGAGGACTTGGAAATCCTGCAAACCACCGCAATCCAAGTACACAACAAGGAATTGGTCAAGCACAACGGTCGTCCGTTCACTCCGACTGGAACGACTACTCCTAGTGGCCTTATGACTCAACCTGCGAGCCCTCTCGGGACCCCAGGAATGCAAACTCCTCTTGCTCATTCTAGGGAAAGCAGCTACTCGAACCTCAACCGTCTAAGTGAATACGTTACCCAGCCAAAGACCAGCTACAGCAGAGATCCCAGCCCTAGCGGCACGGAGAAGCCGAAATCAGGACTTCAGCGACAGCTTTCCCTTGGTGTTCGCTCTGGACCTGGTCATCAGAGCCGTCGTGGTCGCGCTCGCCAGCGTGACAGCATCCCAGAACACGAAGACACCCAGGAAGCTCACGGTGGCGCCATTACtgatgttgaggaagaaagcAGTGACGACGACATTGTCAACCATTACGCGGATGACGAGTATACTCTTACACCTGCCcaagtcgaagaaggccgtAGGTTACAGGCCGCCCAGCAACAGGCTGGTGTGCGCATGCCGTTGAGTCCAGGTGGTAGACGCTACAGCCAAGACTCGTTGCATCCGAGAAATGTCCAGCCTCCTTCGAGTCCCGGAACACCCCCAGCCGCTTCCCAGagtctccttcctccccctAGGCTCCTCGATCCCGGCAGTCGTCTCAGTAGCGCATCCGTTCTCTCACTTGACTCCGTTGTCGGTGGCAAGAAGGACTTCAAGCTGCAAAAGGTTGATCCGTTCTTCACTGATAGCACCGGCGAGTATTACAAGATCTTTGATAAGAAGCTTGATGAACTCAATGGATCGAACTCGGAGTCGCAACTGTGTATCGAAGAATACTTGATCAAGAGTGAAAAGGAATGGTTCGACAAGTTCCGTGACGCTAGACTTGGTCGCACTAAATCGCCAACTCCCTCAGTCTATCGTGATAAGCACGGCGCTTCCCCTATCGGCTCGTTCTACGATGATAACGGCTCCCGTATGAGTGGTAGCGATGGCCCTCACTCCAATGACAGTGAAGACGACGAGTTCCTCCTCGGAAAGGACTATGTCCCTCCCACCGGTCTCAAGAAGTGGATGCAGATTCGCATCGGTGACTGGCCTATCTACTCCTTGTTCCTCGCTTTAGGCCAAATCATTGCTGCCAACTCGTACCAGATCACATTGCTCACGGGCGAAGTCGGTCAAACTGCCGAGAAACTGTACGGAATTGCAACCACGTATTTGATCACGTCTATTCTCTGGTGGCTTGTGTTCCGCTACTTCAAATCCGTCGTCTGTCTGTCTGCGCCATGGTTCTTGTACGGTAtcgccttcatcttcattgGATCCGCCCATTTTGAGAGCAACTCTTTCACTCGGGGATGGATTCAAAATGTCGGTAGTGGGTTCTACGCCGCGGCCTCGTCTAGtggttctttcttcttcgcgctAAACTTCGGTGATGAAGGTGGTGCACCTGTGGAAACATGGATCTTCCGTGCATGTCTCATTCAGGGTATCCAGTCCGCCTATGTTATTGCTCTCTGGTACTGGGGTTCAACCCTGTCACAGGCACAAAGTGAGGGTCTCTTGACTCCTACAAACAATATCTCCAATTCTTGGAAGATTAG TGCCATCTGTTACCCCATTGCCGCGGCCCTTTTCGGAATTGGTTTGCTCTTGACATTCGGCCTGCCCAACTATTACCGTCAAACCCCTGGCAAGGTCGCTTCCTTCTACAAATCCGTGTTCCGTCGTAAGATCGTCCTCTGGAACTTTGTCGCGGTCATCCTTCAgaacttcttcctcagcgCCCCCTACGGCCGCAACTGGCAGT TCCTCTGGACATCCCACCACGCACATCACTGGCAaatcgtcatcctctgtgTTGTTTTCTACGGCTTCGTATGGGCAGGCTTCCTATTCGTCGTCAGTCGCTACTTCAAATCACACAGCTGGTTCCTCCCCGTGTTCGCCTGTGGCCTCGGAGCTCCCCGCTGGGCACAAATCTGGTGGGGTGTGTCTGGCATTGGCTACTACCTCCCTTGGGTGACAGGAGGATATACCGGCGGCGCGCTCGTCTCCCGAAGTGtctggctctggctcggcGTGCTGGACTCGATCCAGGGTCTCGGCTTCGGTATCATCCTCTTGCAAACCCTGACTCGCATGCACATGCTTTTCTGTCTTGTTTGTTCTCAAGTCCTTGGTTCTATCGCTACGATCTGCGCGAGAGCCTTCGCCCCTAATAATGTGGGCCCAGGGCCGGTTTCGCCTGATCCTACCTTTGGTGGGAGTGCGGTTGCGAATGCCTGGTTCTGGGTTGCTCTGTTTTGTCAGTTGTTGGTCTG TGCCGGttacatcctcttcttccggaaaGAACAGCTGTCAAAGCCTTAA
- a CDS encoding uncharacterized protein (predicted protein): protein MLAKGLKRIVPVVGVVLVLVVLGLQLYHRNYLNRNSSLPFGHSFPKPDPSLSPDASGQPWGQQYEQQQYGDQHTGLDASSDPKIDMSMTHTELYSVSTPDKKLFKIDFSGRQAINPSIIPHPEQPNTWIITAQLHKPADKRKSSVWFAELVCDAVFRDGGRTLGCVEPPLILPIAATVGDSNNCLGDLSYFTLNIGPHDARVFYGPEAPYAVYGSNSQFTCFGQWIHDFRPLVDWKGDMDILSDHGFRQATELQRPLPYGAVEKNWFLFWDAAGQAYVHYDVAPNRVFARLELDGSVGPDLAPLAAAIDRQCLQRHLPALKDAELESIHQATNSLTITLCQRSDPLCQATDLNTFILTIFQHKSFYAFHSVYEPYVMLFRRSAPFDVHGISTKPLWISGRGTSGHGKKPKALTAGESEAWDHTEMLYVTSISWKAQGNKYHGYLDDVMFIAFGREDEDTAGIDIVAGDLMKDIGLCGML, encoded by the coding sequence ATGCTGGCGAAAGGGTTGAAGCGCATCGTCCCCGTGGTTGGCGTGGTGCTGGTCCTCGTTGTGTTAGGGCTTCAATTGTACCATCGCAACTATCTCAATCGCAATAGTAGTCTTCCTTTCGGTCATTCCTTTCCAAAGCCGGATCCAAGCTTAAGTCCGGATGCTAGCGGACAACCCTGGGGTCAGCAATatgaacaacaacaatatgGGGACCAACACACGGGTCTCGATGCATCTTCGGACCCCAAGATAGACATGTCCATGACCCATACGGAGCTGTACTCTGTATCGACACCGGACAAGAAGTTGTTCAAAATCGACTTTAGTGGCCGACAGGCCATTAATCCTAGTATTATCCCCCATCCCGAGCAGCCGAATACATGGATCATCACGGCGCAACTGCACAAGCCTGCCGACAAACGCAAGAGCTCGGTCTGGTTCGCCGAACTGGTGTGCGACGCCGTCTTCCGGGATGGCGGACGAACCCTAGGCTGTGTTGAGCCTCCCTTGATTCTTCCCATCGCCGCGACGGTCGGCGACAGTAACAACTGCTTGGGCGATCTGTCGTATTTCACGCTCAACATTGGACCTCACGATGCGCGTGTATTTTATGGGCCCGAGGCACCGTATGCTGTCTACGGGTCCAACTCCCAATTCACCTGCTTCGGACAATGGATCCATGACTTCCGACCACTGGTCGACTGGAAGGGGGACATGGATATCTTGTCCGATCATGGGTTCCGCCAGGCCACCGAGTTGCAACGTCCGCTTCCCTACGGGGCCGTCGAGAAGAACTGGTTTCTCTTCTGGGACGCTGCAGGACAAGCGTATGTCCATTACGATGTAGCTCCCAACCGAGTCTTCGCGCGACTGGAACTTGACGGCTCAGTCGGTCCAGACTTGGCACCCCTTGCGGCTGCGATCGACCGGCAATGTTTACAGCGACACCTTCCGGCCTTGAAGGACGCGGAGTTGGAGTCGATTCACCAAGCGACCAACTCTCTGACTATCACCCTATGCCAGCGATCGGATCCGCTGTGCCAGGCGACCGATCTCAATACGttcatcctcaccatctTTCAACACAAGAGTTTCTATGCATTCCATAGCGTGTACGAGCCATATGTCATGCTTTTCCGCCGGTCGGCTCCCTTCGATGTCCATGGCATATCGACCAAGCCCCTCTGGATCTCAGGTCGTGGCACGTCTGGTcatggaaagaaaccaaaggcGCTGACTGCGGGAGAGTCAGAGGCCTGGGATCACACGGAGATGTTATACGTGACTTCCATCAGCTGGAAAGCACAGGGCAACAAGTATCATGGCTACTTGGACGATGTGATGTTCATCGCCTTTGGTcgcgaggatgaagatacgGCTGGAATTGATATTGTCGCTGGTGATTTAATGAAGGATATAGGGCTTTGCGGGATGTTGTGA
- a CDS encoding acyltransferase family protein (predicted protein) translates to MRTVDLEGTLEKEYWKSRPTSPIRSLPTRAAQWCVDHLRPAFLTGIGGHNSHQSRRTAYLDGLRGFAAFLVYWGHHELWAHDGIGAEMIFENAYGYQKKHYFVAFPGVRLFFSGGHFAVSVFFVLSGYVLSAKPLSLIRAGDYLQLGDNLASALFRRWLRLHIPVICTTFVYMTYLHLFRIHATPEIKSTYGEELWNWYVELKNFSFVFRTGGEPWFTYNFHSWSIPVEFRGSIVIYTALQAFSKCRPNARLLCELGLIFYFMYIADGWFCALFMSGMLLCDLDLRAARDELPDVFMMLEPFKEGIFYAMLFISMYLGGVPSRTWEEQFLRESPGWYYLSYLKPQAVFDFKWFYLFWAATFLVASISRIHWLKSFFETPFNQYLGRISFAFYLVHGPVLWVLGDRLYAAVGWVRDSHETTCPGWINRFPLPKVGPLGLELNFFAPHFLLLPVTLWLAEIVTKFVDEPSVRFAQWCYRKTLAPANQS, encoded by the coding sequence ATGCGTACAGTAGATCTGGAGGGCACGTTAGAAAAGGAATATTGGAAATCGCGCCCAACGTCCCCGATCCGATCTCTTCCTACGCGGGCCGCTCAGTGGTGTGTTGATCACCTCCGGCCGGCATTCCTGACCGGAATTGGTGGCCACAACAGCCACCAGAGCAGGCGTACCGCTTACCTAGACGGACTTCGAGGCTTTGCAGCCTTTCTGGTCTACTGGGGTCATCATGAGCTGTGGGCTCACGATGGCATCGGGGCTGAGATGATTTTTGAGAATGCCTATGGCTACCAGAAGAAACATTACTTCGTTGCCTTCCCCGGCGTGCGCCTCTTCTTTTCGGGTGGTCACTTCGCCGTGAGCGTCTTTTTCGTGCTGTCAGGTTATGTGCTGTCGGCCAAACCACTCTCGTTGATCAGAGCTGGCGACTATCTTCAACTAGGTGATAACCTGGCCTCTGCCTTATTCCGGCGCTGGTTACGACTGCATATCCCCGTCATTTGCACCACCTTCGTGTATATGACATATCTACACCTGTTTCGCATCCACGCAACTCCCGAGATCAAATCAACTTACGGGGAGGAGCTATGGAATTGGTATGTCGAGCTGAAAAACTTCAGCTTCGTCTTTCGCACTGGTGGCGAGCCCTGGTTCACCTATAATTTCCATTCGTGGTCTATCCCCGTCGAGTTCCGCGGGTCTATCGTCATCTACACGGCTCTCCAGGCATTTTCGAAATGTCGACCCAATGCACGACTATTGTGCGAACTCGGATTGATCTTCTACTTCATGTACATCGCTGACGGCTGGTTCTGCGCGCTCTTCATGTCTGGTATGCTGCTCTGTGACCTGGATCTCCGTGCCGCCAGGGACGAGCTTCCCGACGTGTTCATGATGCTGGAGCCGTTCAAAGAGGGAATTTTTTATGCAATGTTGTTTATCAGCATGTACCTGGGTGGTGTACCATCCCGGACTTGGGAGGAACAATTCCTACGAGAGTCTCCGGGGTGGTACTATCTATCCTACCTGAAGCCCCAGGCGGTCTTTGATTTCAAATGGTTCTATCTATTCTGGGCCGCGACCTTCCTGGTGGCCTCAATTTCGCGGATCCACTGGCTGAAAAGCTTCTTTGAAACCCCTTTCAACCAGTATCTTGGCCGCATCTCGTTCGCATTCTATTTGGTCCACGGACCCGTCCTCTGGGTATTGGGGGATCGCCTTTATGCCGCGGTGGGTTGGGTTCGGGACTCGCATGAGACGACCTGTCCTGGGTGGATTAATCGCTTCCCTCTGCCCAAAGTCGGCCCACTTGGACTGGAATTGAACTTCTTTGCTCCCCactttcttttgctgccGGTGACGCTTTGGCTCGCGGAGATTGTGACCAAATTCGTCGATGAACCCAGCGTCCGGTTTGCACAGTGGTGCTATCGGAAGACGCTGGCTCCCGCAAACCAATCATAG